The proteins below come from a single Gimesia alba genomic window:
- a CDS encoding anthranilate synthase component II: MIFVLDNYDSFTYNLVQRFGEIDPTLDIQVVRNNQTSLEEIEQSAPEKIIISPGPCTPGEAGLSKEIIEYFAGKIPILGVCLGHQCIAEVFGAKVVRANRLMHGKVSLVHHDGTGVFKNIPSPFQATRYHSLIVPEESCPAELEICAWVEEEGHPKEVMGLRHRTHSVHGVQFHPESFLTLEGLTLLKNFLALPAEQLTSA; encoded by the coding sequence GTGATTTTCGTTCTCGATAACTATGACTCATTTACCTATAATCTCGTGCAAAGATTTGGGGAAATCGATCCCACGCTGGACATCCAGGTCGTCCGAAACAATCAGACGTCTCTTGAAGAAATTGAACAGAGTGCGCCCGAAAAAATCATCATTTCTCCCGGCCCCTGCACCCCTGGGGAAGCAGGGCTTTCCAAAGAAATTATTGAGTACTTTGCCGGTAAAATCCCGATTCTGGGAGTTTGTCTGGGGCACCAGTGCATTGCTGAGGTCTTTGGAGCCAAAGTCGTTCGTGCCAATCGTCTGATGCATGGCAAAGTTTCGCTGGTGCACCATGATGGAACCGGCGTCTTTAAAAACATCCCCTCCCCTTTTCAGGCAACCCGCTACCATAGTCTGATTGTCCCTGAAGAATCCTGCCCGGCTGAACTTGAGATCTGTGCCTGGGTGGAAGAAGAAGGGCATCCAAAAGAAGTCATGGGACTGCGACATCGAACTCATTCCGTGCACGGCGTCCAGTTTCACCCGGAAAGTTTTCTCACCCTGGAAGGCTTGACGCTGCTGAAAAATTTCCTCGCGCTCCCCGCAGAACAACTCACCAGTGCTTGA
- a CDS encoding molybdopterin molybdotransferase MoeA, whose translation MLTVQEAFDLILKTVKPAAPQASSLFEATHCVLAEGTVSDLNVPPFDKALMDGFAVNSADLSEGKGTLNILETIYAGSVPTLPLQAGQTSQIMTGAPLPEGADAVVQIEHCQINAEQQTVQIETSPVAPGKNMLYRASVLEIGAPVLAAGTLLRPQEIGALAETGSPTVSVRCPPRISILATGDELVPPEETPQAGQIRNSNEVMLYSQILQSHARPVPLGIARDERTHLSQKIQEGLKSDFLLLSGGVSAGTLDLVPSELQSAGVKEVFHKVNLKPGKPLWFGILERENQSPCYIFGLPGNPVSSMVCFDLFVRTAIRHYMGFPAPRPTPVPARLTIDFQSRGDRPTYHPSHVEWEAGEAIVTPLKTMGSADLRSTVTANAVALFPTGNQLYQSGLQVDTFLW comes from the coding sequence ATGCTGACGGTTCAAGAAGCCTTCGATTTGATTCTAAAAACGGTAAAACCCGCTGCCCCCCAGGCAAGTTCACTGTTTGAAGCCACGCATTGTGTGCTTGCTGAAGGAACCGTCAGCGATTTAAACGTCCCCCCGTTTGATAAAGCCTTGATGGATGGTTTCGCCGTCAACAGTGCCGATTTATCGGAGGGAAAAGGAACTCTCAACATTTTAGAAACGATTTACGCCGGCTCTGTGCCCACGCTGCCTCTGCAAGCTGGCCAAACGTCACAGATTATGACAGGCGCACCTTTACCTGAAGGCGCCGATGCCGTCGTGCAGATCGAACACTGCCAAATCAACGCCGAACAACAGACCGTTCAGATCGAAACTTCGCCGGTTGCTCCCGGAAAAAATATGCTCTACCGCGCGTCCGTGCTCGAAATCGGTGCTCCCGTACTCGCAGCAGGAACATTGCTCCGACCACAGGAAATCGGTGCCCTGGCAGAAACCGGCAGTCCCACCGTTTCAGTCCGTTGCCCCCCCCGCATTTCTATTCTGGCAACCGGTGATGAACTCGTTCCGCCCGAAGAGACGCCGCAAGCGGGGCAGATCAGAAACTCCAACGAAGTCATGTTGTACTCACAAATTTTACAATCGCATGCACGACCGGTTCCACTGGGAATTGCCCGCGATGAGCGAACTCACTTAAGCCAAAAGATCCAGGAAGGTTTAAAGAGTGATTTCCTGCTGCTTTCAGGGGGAGTCTCAGCGGGAACGTTAGATCTGGTTCCTTCCGAACTACAGTCCGCTGGTGTGAAAGAAGTCTTCCACAAAGTGAATTTAAAGCCGGGAAAACCGCTCTGGTTTGGTATCCTGGAACGGGAAAACCAGAGCCCCTGCTATATCTTTGGACTCCCCGGAAACCCTGTCAGCAGCATGGTTTGCTTTGATTTGTTTGTTCGCACAGCAATCCGGCACTATATGGGTTTTCCCGCACCGAGACCGACACCAGTTCCAGCCCGTTTGACCATTGATTTCCAATCCCGTGGAGATCGGCCCACGTATCACCCCTCTCATGTTGAATGGGAAGCTGGTGAAGCCATCGTTACTCCTTTGAAGACAATGGGTTCGGCTGATCTGCGTTCCACAGTTACGGCGAATGCGGTCGCGCTGTTTCCCACGGGAAATCAGCTTTATCAGTCGGGTCTTCAAGTTGATACTTTTTTATGGTAG
- the lnt gene encoding apolipoprotein N-acyltransferase — protein MTFTTATFENSPTDQPTMEQDPVSDNVPLKDESSNELPLGKDIQNIINTARTSPAPARGAWLLSGLTAVLMWASFTPLDFGPLGWVCLVPLLLLVRIPRKTRLMYTAIYCSGFLFTLASFQWMRLGDPSMYVAWVALAIYVACFFPVFVLLTRTAVHRFHVPLPAAAPLMWVGLEYMRAYLLTGFSWYYIGHTQYRWIELIQISDITGAYGVSFLVVMLAACFADLLPASLMKAAKLLPANQTPEEKNLDQIGLKQVVQTAVCLSLFFAVLGYGYVRRSQAAFVDGPRTALIQGNFPTSVKHDPNAWQSIYLKHLFLTGVAVRNQPDLIIWPETMFRWPLIEPNGKTSQELQTIAPEIPLEKWNEPSARKLLSNMSKEANAALVIGLDTIAAGDTKVDHFNSALFVRPDYGISSRYDKIHRVPFGEYLPLRDTLPFLQYFTPYGAAFGIDPGKSAANFKFQNWTFSPVICFEDTVPHLVRSVVNQSSAANPENKPIDCLVNLTNDGWFHGSSELDQHLITAAFRCVENRTPMVRAVNTGVSAVIDGDGMIVEPDFFIDGDNKGRTSFVDPKTGRWNKSMNAVIIDTIPLDNRTSLYTKYGDWFAGACCFCALFVFFMALLTRKRTPAPVKS, from the coding sequence ATGACCTTTACCACAGCGACTTTTGAAAATTCTCCCACTGATCAACCAACGATGGAACAAGATCCTGTGTCTGATAATGTGCCTTTGAAAGATGAGTCGTCGAACGAACTGCCGCTAGGCAAGGACATTCAGAACATCATCAATACCGCACGCACATCGCCGGCACCGGCACGGGGCGCCTGGTTATTGTCGGGACTCACAGCCGTTCTGATGTGGGCCAGTTTTACTCCCCTCGATTTTGGTCCACTGGGATGGGTTTGTCTGGTACCGCTGTTACTGCTGGTAAGAATCCCTCGCAAAACCCGGTTGATGTATACCGCCATTTATTGTTCTGGTTTCCTGTTTACCCTGGCATCATTCCAATGGATGAGACTCGGCGATCCCTCGATGTATGTCGCCTGGGTCGCACTGGCAATTTATGTCGCCTGTTTTTTTCCTGTGTTTGTTCTGCTGACCCGAACCGCAGTCCACCGCTTTCATGTTCCTCTTCCCGCAGCAGCCCCCTTGATGTGGGTTGGCCTGGAATATATGCGTGCTTACCTCCTGACCGGCTTTTCCTGGTATTACATCGGACATACGCAATATCGCTGGATAGAACTGATTCAGATCAGTGATATCACCGGCGCCTACGGTGTCAGCTTTCTGGTCGTCATGCTGGCGGCCTGCTTTGCCGACCTGCTACCGGCTTCCCTCATGAAAGCCGCCAAACTGCTCCCGGCAAACCAGACTCCGGAAGAAAAGAATCTGGATCAGATCGGCTTGAAACAAGTGGTTCAGACGGCCGTTTGCTTGAGTCTGTTTTTTGCTGTGCTCGGCTACGGATATGTCCGACGCTCCCAAGCCGCATTTGTGGATGGACCGCGTACCGCTTTGATTCAAGGGAATTTTCCGACATCTGTCAAACACGATCCCAATGCCTGGCAGTCGATCTATCTCAAACACTTGTTTCTGACGGGCGTTGCCGTTCGCAATCAGCCTGATCTGATTATCTGGCCTGAAACCATGTTTCGCTGGCCTCTTATTGAGCCGAACGGAAAAACCAGTCAGGAACTGCAAACAATTGCACCTGAAATTCCTCTCGAAAAATGGAACGAACCTTCTGCACGCAAATTGCTCAGCAACATGAGTAAGGAAGCCAATGCGGCTCTGGTCATCGGACTGGACACGATTGCCGCCGGTGACACAAAAGTGGATCATTTTAATTCCGCGCTGTTTGTCCGTCCTGATTATGGCATTAGTTCACGCTATGACAAAATTCATCGCGTTCCGTTCGGCGAATATCTCCCCTTGAGAGACACGCTTCCTTTTCTGCAATACTTCACTCCCTATGGTGCTGCGTTCGGTATCGATCCGGGAAAGTCTGCTGCGAATTTCAAATTTCAAAACTGGACTTTTTCGCCGGTGATCTGTTTTGAAGATACTGTTCCACATCTGGTTCGCTCGGTGGTCAATCAGTCCTCTGCAGCCAATCCCGAGAACAAACCTATTGACTGTCTCGTCAACCTGACAAACGATGGCTGGTTTCATGGTTCAAGCGAACTAGATCAGCATCTGATTACCGCGGCGTTTCGCTGTGTTGAAAATCGAACACCCATGGTGCGGGCCGTCAATACCGGGGTCTCGGCCGTAATTGACGGCGATGGTATGATTGTTGAGCCCGATTTCTTTATTGACGGCGATAATAAAGGCCGGACTTCGTTTGTCGATCCCAAAACAGGTCGCTGGAATAAATCAATGAATGCGGTCATCATTGATACGATCCCACTGGATAATCGGACCAGCCTGTATACAAAATACGGCGACTGGTTTGCAGGCGCCTGCTGCTTCTGTGCCCTGTTCGTATTTTTTATGGCCTTACTGACTCGCAAACGTACTCCAGCGCCTGTGAAATCGTAA
- a CDS encoding DUF4339 domain-containing protein, whose translation MAVDSWYYKQADETCGPISFEDLFAMAHQGKLTPQTEIRNGETGNWFPADDIGGLFDADSEHVASDETPSLDEFSIVDSSFGVESKENLPSLDGFSIIEEEDKLSSELESQLPRFATLEAVRSKHQKIQWFCRILNQELGPMSADDLMQLLLDGELAPNDEVKSSAEPEWVPARTVVFLSSSGGDLDILDSEAEETASVVPASAEAVAEEPPVEPAPAEAPVEPAKPPILKVRSKQKWFCKLGGMGYGPIEAHKIKMWAEQERVEPTDLLKLGRKGEWFEAWQIEALQLKKPVDEKQEADEVAAAEDASETKPTTEPDKAAATAAPVAATPPPAQPAASPVAAAAPTPPRPKPKIKVARSNPLEALGPLMDPKILGGIAGVIVLAAILFFVPIGDLFTPGGREELAKFKAVHQEFLALQQKQASDAEWTSFEKKAQSDLAPVIAELETSASSDRPHLQHLLWAGRDYLEPMLENARTESNRDQEKFETHLKEAERIISE comes from the coding sequence ATGGCAGTGGATAGCTGGTACTATAAACAAGCGGACGAGACCTGTGGGCCGATTTCATTTGAAGATCTGTTTGCCATGGCCCATCAAGGGAAATTAACACCTCAAACAGAAATCAGAAATGGTGAGACCGGGAACTGGTTTCCGGCAGACGACATCGGTGGACTGTTTGATGCAGATTCTGAACATGTTGCTTCCGATGAAACGCCTTCGTTAGACGAATTTTCAATCGTCGATTCCTCGTTTGGTGTTGAGTCGAAGGAAAACCTGCCTTCTCTGGATGGGTTCTCGATCATTGAGGAAGAAGACAAACTCTCTTCGGAATTAGAATCCCAGCTACCCCGCTTTGCCACGCTGGAAGCAGTCAGAAGCAAGCACCAGAAGATTCAGTGGTTTTGTCGTATTCTGAACCAGGAACTGGGACCGATGTCGGCAGACGATCTGATGCAGTTGCTGCTGGATGGTGAACTGGCACCAAACGATGAAGTCAAATCATCTGCGGAACCAGAGTGGGTTCCTGCACGTACCGTCGTTTTCCTAAGTTCCTCAGGCGGCGACCTGGATATTTTGGACTCAGAAGCAGAGGAAACAGCTAGCGTTGTTCCCGCTTCAGCCGAAGCAGTTGCTGAAGAACCACCGGTTGAACCAGCGCCGGCAGAAGCTCCTGTCGAACCCGCCAAGCCTCCGATTCTCAAAGTACGTTCAAAACAAAAATGGTTCTGCAAGCTGGGTGGCATGGGTTATGGTCCGATTGAAGCCCATAAAATCAAAATGTGGGCGGAACAGGAACGTGTGGAACCGACCGATTTACTGAAGCTGGGCCGCAAGGGGGAATGGTTTGAAGCCTGGCAGATCGAAGCACTACAATTGAAAAAACCGGTCGATGAAAAGCAGGAGGCCGATGAAGTGGCTGCCGCCGAAGATGCATCGGAAACGAAACCCACAACGGAACCAGACAAGGCTGCAGCGACAGCTGCTCCTGTTGCGGCGACTCCTCCGCCCGCTCAGCCAGCCGCCTCTCCTGTTGCAGCGGCAGCTCCTACTCCCCCGCGTCCCAAACCCAAGATCAAAGTGGCACGGTCGAATCCACTGGAAGCTTTAGGACCTCTGATGGATCCGAAAATTCTGGGTGGCATCGCGGGGGTGATTGTTTTAGCGGCAATTCTGTTCTTCGTCCCAATAGGTGATCTGTTTACCCCCGGCGGACGTGAGGAACTAGCGAAATTTAAAGCCGTCCATCAGGAATTTTTAGCATTACAGCAAAAGCAGGCCAGTGATGCAGAGTGGACCAGCTTTGAGAAGAAAGCGCAGTCCGATCTGGCTCCAGTCATCGCAGAGCTGGAAACCAGCGCCAGCTCTGACCGCCCTCACCTGCAACACTTATTGTGGGCGGGCCGGGACTATTTGGAACCGATGCTGGAGAACGCACGAACCGAAAGTAACCGTGACCAGGAAAAGTTTGAAACGCACCTTAAAGAAGCGGAACGGATTATTTCTGAGTAA
- a CDS encoding ribonuclease D, giving the protein MSSPLIVQQSEFIALCDQILDAGIVAFDTEFVSEFTYRPELSLLQFALNGQSVAVDPYEVEDLSPWWDIMTNDTTTVVVHGGREEVRFCRHFSGKKPQKLVDLQIAEGLRSRSFPISYTALVARVLSEKAGSKETRTDWRRRPLTQQQIKYALDDVKYVLKIWKIQEKELTDLGRIEWAEAEFQRMIDEVDSEFHRENWRRLSGLHKLKPRELAIVRELFDWRDEVAQEKNQPARRVLRDDLLIELARRKPSTPQDLTATRDLNRKNMFKMAPELIQRIAKAQQIPNDQLPQHMDNPSNQQNQDEQVIGKLLGIALANRCAEMNVSQTLVGTSADLRHLVRYHVYKEQSEDKPRLMSGWRAEVCGDLLTDVLDGKISMRVADLESDHPLHFERLN; this is encoded by the coding sequence ATGTCGAGCCCACTCATTGTTCAGCAGTCTGAATTTATCGCCTTATGTGATCAAATCTTAGACGCGGGCATCGTTGCATTCGATACAGAGTTTGTTTCAGAGTTTACCTATCGTCCGGAACTTTCGCTCTTACAGTTTGCCTTGAATGGGCAGTCTGTAGCAGTCGATCCCTATGAGGTGGAAGATCTCTCTCCCTGGTGGGACATCATGACCAACGATACGACAACCGTGGTCGTACATGGGGGGCGTGAAGAGGTTCGGTTTTGTCGACATTTTTCCGGCAAGAAACCTCAGAAGCTGGTTGATCTGCAAATCGCAGAGGGGCTCAGGTCTCGCAGCTTTCCAATCTCTTATACCGCGCTGGTGGCCCGCGTACTGAGTGAAAAAGCGGGCAGTAAAGAGACCCGCACAGACTGGCGACGGAGACCATTAACTCAACAGCAAATCAAGTATGCACTGGATGACGTAAAGTATGTCTTGAAGATCTGGAAGATTCAGGAAAAAGAACTGACCGATCTGGGACGCATCGAGTGGGCCGAAGCCGAATTCCAGCGGATGATTGACGAAGTCGATTCGGAATTTCATCGCGAAAACTGGCGCCGCCTTTCCGGTTTGCATAAACTGAAACCGCGTGAACTGGCGATCGTGCGGGAGCTGTTTGACTGGCGTGACGAAGTGGCTCAGGAAAAAAATCAGCCGGCACGGCGGGTGTTGCGCGATGATTTGTTGATCGAACTCGCACGCCGGAAGCCAAGTACCCCGCAAGATCTGACGGCAACCCGTGATCTCAATCGTAAGAATATGTTTAAGATGGCTCCCGAACTGATTCAGCGCATCGCCAAAGCCCAGCAGATTCCCAACGATCAGCTTCCGCAGCATATGGATAACCCCAGTAACCAGCAGAATCAGGATGAGCAGGTGATTGGAAAGCTGCTGGGGATCGCGCTTGCGAATCGTTGTGCCGAAATGAACGTGTCTCAAACTCTGGTCGGAACCTCAGCCGACTTAAGGCACCTCGTTCGCTATCACGTGTATAAAGAACAGAGCGAAGACAAACCGCGGCTGATGTCAGGTTGGCGGGCCGAAGTATGCGGCGATCTTTTAACCGACGTGCTGGATGGAAAAATATCAATGCGCGTGGCTGACCTGGAGTCCGATCATCCCCTCCATTTCGAACGTCTCAACTAA
- a CDS encoding OmpA/MotB family protein, giving the protein MEDDGPPGVPEWVVTYGDMMSLLLTFFIMLVSLSEIVNDEKYRAILESIQKYTGYRTGPVSPPGKYFPMNSLVEQMSMLGAFTDSPDRGRGGIKTRSLEGKDVRVYRTREGVPVKVGEALLYNQIDIDLNAARKEKLDEIIPELAGKPNKIELRSHTSTNPLPADCPIQDKLVLTYDRGRHVMLYLIQKGIAPKRIRITAAADYEPPLKTGDEKSEQMDRLDVLLLDAFVDDYVGPRK; this is encoded by the coding sequence ATGGAAGATGATGGCCCACCAGGAGTTCCGGAATGGGTCGTGACTTATGGTGATATGATGTCACTTCTGCTCACGTTCTTCATCATGCTGGTTTCCTTGAGCGAAATCGTCAACGATGAAAAGTACCGGGCGATTCTGGAATCCATTCAAAAATATACGGGATACCGCACCGGTCCGGTCTCTCCTCCGGGAAAATATTTCCCCATGAACTCGCTCGTCGAACAAATGAGCATGCTGGGGGCCTTTACAGACAGCCCTGATCGTGGAAGAGGGGGGATTAAAACACGCTCGCTAGAAGGTAAGGACGTCCGAGTCTACCGTACGCGGGAGGGAGTTCCCGTCAAAGTGGGTGAAGCCTTGCTCTATAATCAGATAGACATTGATCTGAATGCAGCACGCAAAGAGAAACTGGACGAAATCATCCCGGAGTTGGCGGGGAAACCCAACAAGATCGAATTACGGTCACATACTTCAACGAACCCACTGCCCGCCGATTGCCCGATTCAAGACAAACTGGTTCTCACCTATGACCGGGGACGCCATGTGATGCTTTATCTGATCCAAAAGGGAATTGCCCCCAAGCGGATCAGAATTACCGCCGCCGCCGATTACGAACCGCCACTTAAAACCGGCGATGAAAAGTCAGAACAAATGGACCGGCTGGATGTTTTATTGCTGGATGCGTTTGTCGATGACTATGTCGGTCCCAGAAAATAA